TAAGCTAGATGGCGGCGCAATGTTCGGTGTCGTCCCGAAGACGATTTGGAATAAAACCAATCCTGCTGACGACAATAATTTAATAGAATTAGGAACACGGTCCTTACTAATCGAAGATGGGAAAAAACTTATCCTTGTCGATTGCGGGTTAGGTAACAAACAAGATGATAAATTCTTTGGACATTACTCACTTTGGGGTGATGATAGTTTGGATAAAAACCTTTCTAAATATGGATTTGTAAAAGAAGATATTACAGATGTGTTTTTGACACACCTTCATTTTGACCATTGTGGTGGCGCTATCGAATGGAATGATGACAGAACAGGCTATCGTCCAGCTTTCAAAAATGCACAATTTTGGACCAACGATAATCATTGGGATTGGGCGGTTAATCCTAATCCGCGCGAAAAAGCCAGTTTTTTGAAAGAAAATATATTGCCAATTCAGGAGAGTGGTCAACTTAATTTTTTGTCATTGCCAACGACTGGAAATTATGGCTTTGCACCAGATTTGAAAATGGATGTCATTTTCGTAGATGGTCACACCGAAAAACAAATGCTACCAGTTATACAATATCAAGAAAAGACGATTGTTTTTGCCGCAGATCTTATTCCAACTGCAGGACATATCCCTTTGGTTTACGTCATGGGTTATGACACGCGACCTTTATTAACAGTTGCCGAAAAAGAAAAGTTCTTAAAACAATGCGTTGACAACGAGTATCTTTTATTTTTTGAACACGATGCGCATAACGAATTAGCCAGTCTTAAAATGACAGAAAAAGGAGTTCGACTGGATCAAACTTATTCTTTTAACGAAGTGTTTGGGTATTAAATTTTAGATGATGGAAGAGAAGAGGAAAGCTAAATTGATTGGCATTACAGGCGGAATTGGCTCTGGAAAATCCAGCGTTGCGAGAATGATCCAGGAGCGTGGCTATCCCGTTTTTTACTCGGATGATAGAGCGAAAAATATCGTGAATGAAGATTTGATTTTAATGCAAAATATTAAAAATCTTCTTGGAGAAAAAGCTTATCAAGATGGCGAGTATAATCGTAAATATGTAGCAGATTTGGTGTTTAATGATAGCAAACTTTTAGAACAACTCAATCATCTTATTCATCCTGCAGTGGCTTTGGATTTTGAAAATTGGACAAATGCTCAGGATTCTGAATTTATTTTTAAAGAAACAGCTTTGCTTTTTGAGTTAGGATTAAATAAAGACTGTTTTAAAAGTCTTTTGGTGACAGCTGATGATAATACAAGAATTAAACGTGTGATGGATCGTGATGGGAAAACTTATCGCGAAGTCGAAAAAGTTATTGAAAAACAAATGTCCGAACGCGAGAAAATAAAAAAAGCCGATTTTGTCATTTATAACAATTCAGATTTTGACGATTTGGCGATTGCAACAAACGAATTTTTGGAAAAATTAATATCAGTTTAGTTTTTAATGATCTAAATAGTAAAATAAAAGCCCCTCCAAAATGGAAGGGCTTTCTTATTGATTTTAACTAAATGATCTTAGTTTTTAATGAATTTAGTGTTTGATTTTTGACCATTAGATTCAACGCTGATGATGTAAACGCCTTTCTCTAATTTAGAAACCTGTACTTTTCCGTCTGTAGAACCGTTAGCGACCATTTGACCAGCCATATTATGGATTTGGTAAGTTGATTTAGCCGCGATATTATTGATTGTTATAACATCTGAAGCAGGATTAGGATATACTTGTAATCCATTTTTAGTGTTGCTAACATCAGATACAGCGAGTGTTCCAATATTCAATGTATAATCTTCCACTTGGCCATAGCTAGATGAGCCACAAGGTGTTGCATTTGGACCTATAGAAGAATCGTGTAGACGAACTCTCATTCTGGTAAGGCCAGATGATGCTGTTGTTGGGATTGTAATTTGACCTGTCCAAGGTGATTTTTTCTTAGCCGAAATAAAGACTTGTTCTCCTGCATCGTCAAAATCTCCATCTTTGTTAAAGTCGATCCAAACAATTACTTGGTCAGAGTCGTATGACGTTGTTGCTGTTGCAGTAAAGGTGTAAGCTTCGCCTTTCTCTACATTACCAATAGTTGAGGTAAAGTCTTCGTAACCATTTGATGATGTTGATGATTTGTCAATATCTGCAAAAGTAACTTTTCCAATTTTCTCATAACTTGCGTTAGCAGAAGTTGCAGCACAATATTCGATGCCTTTTGTTGAGAAATTCATGTTTGCAAAAGCGCCAACCGTACCAGAGCATACCGCTGCTACACTTACGTTGTATTCTGTGCTAAGTGTAAGGTTTGTGAAGTTGTAAGAATTACTTGTTAAACCATTAACTTCTGTATAAGTAGCATCTGATGCTTTTTTGTATTTTAAATTATATGTTGCGCCAGCGATAGGATCCCATGCTGCTGTCGCTGTTGTTTGGGTGATTGCTGTTGCATTTAATCCTGCAGGCGCAGTTCCGTCGCAAGTTACCATTGTAGAAACAGTAGCGGTCGATATTGCATAGAATACATTATCTATTGCTGAAACTCTAAGTTTAATACTTTGATTAACTGCTAAACTAGATAAACTAACCTCCGCAGTACCTGTGTTGGGTGTTGAAGCAAGAAGCGTTGTCCATGTTTCGCCATTGTCTGCAGTGTAATCAATTTTTACATTAGCTACATTATAAGGCGCTGTATTAGTGTTAACAACATCCCAAAGGACTGGGGTAGGCGCATTGTTATATACTTTTGTAGTGTTTACTTTGAAAGGTCCATCACCACCAACTACAATCTTTTGAGTACCATATTGAGTTTGTTGTTGTGTAATATCAGGATGGTTATCTCTAACGGTCACACGGAAATTCATTGTTCTGGCGACGTTTGATACCGATTCCCATTCGCTTTGGCTACCCAAATTTCCTGCAAGTACCATTGATTGTTTTGGGAAATAACGCGTTGGGCTAGATGTTCCTTGAAATGAACGGAATTTTGGACCAGTAGTATTATTTCCAGTAACATTGGTGACTGCCGAAGTAGCACTGTCGTATTGTTCCCAAGTGTAAGTTAGTGGATTGTTTTCTGCATCAGTTGCTGAAGCGGTAAGGACAAAAGCGGTTCCTTTAGGAATTGTTTTGTCCGCCATTGCTACAACTGCGGGAGGATTATTGGAAATAGGCGTGTTAACATCACAAGATTGCGTGTTAACATAATCTTGTACTTGTTGAATACTTACAGCATGGAAATAAGGATCAGAGTGTTGTTGTACGTTTGCACTTGTAATCCCAGCGTATCCCATAATCGTTGAGCCAGAACCAGGCTCCATGTGGGCAATACTACCAGCATGAATACCATGTGCGAAAGTATGCCATGCACCAAACTGATGTCCCATTTCGTGTGCTACATAATCGATGTCAAAATTATCTCCTGCTGGTGCTCCAGATCCAGGTGAGGTATAAGCAGATCCTTTTGAAGAGTTATCACTCGGTCCTCCTGCATCACGGCAAACATTACCGATATCTCCTGCGGAACCACCACCGCCAGATCTACCAAAAAGATGTCCAATGTCGTAGGCTGCATTACCAATAACACTGGTTAAAGTTTTTTGGATTTCGTTATTCCAAGCTCCTGACGCTCCAGATGAGGCAGGAGAATAGGGGTCTGTATTAGGATCAGTATATATTAATTGAGGGAAATCTTGCAAATTAAGATGGATTGCAAAATCTTTTTCAAAAACACCATTTACCCGGGTCATCGTCGCATTCATCGCTGTAAGCGCTTGTGAAACGCCACCGAAGTATTGCGTATATTCACCAGTTACAGATAATGCTAGTCTATACGTACGGTATTTTTTGTCGCTATTCTTTTGGAAATCGTCAGGACGATTACTGAAATCTGAATTTAAAGCTAATTTTGCTAGCTCTTCTTTGGATTGTATGGTTTCGCTAACATGACATTCAAAGGCTTTTTCTGTAGAGTTTTTCTCTGTTTTAGGGAAAACGGCATATACTGTTTTTGCCTTGTTTTGAGGCTCAATAAATTCGTATTTACCTTCTTTGAAAATCATAGATTGGAAATCATCAGGCGCTGTACTGAATCTTACAAACTTGCTAGGATCATCAACACCAACCCCCGTATAAGAGCCTAATTGGTATTTGTCGGCTAATGATTTTACGACTACAGGAAGACTGTAAACTGCAAATTTTTCAATTTTTCCATCCAGAGTGGGTAAGGATACAATAACTGGTTTCGCTCCCTTGCCCATTTCTTGAGCACTTTTAAGTTGAGAACGTAAAGCATCTAAATCTAAAGAATAATGTGTTGTAGCATTAATCTCTGGCCGAAGTTTTTCACCTTGCATAGAAGTTGGATTCCACTGTGCAAATGCTGTAGAGAATAATCCGCAGGCTAATACACTTGTAAAGATTTTCTTCATAAAATTTGATTTTAGTGTTGATCGTACGAATGTAGTAAATATTATTTAATGTAATAGTGATTTTATTAAATAAAAAAAGCGTTTAGAAACTCTAAACGCTTTTTTATTCAATGAGTATAAACTTACCTTTTTGTTGTTAACTTGCTATAAATAAATAACAAAAGAATTGCACCTACAATGGAAAATACCCAATTTGAAAAGCTCCAAAAACTATCTGGTTTTGAAAAACCAATAACTCCAGCGATAAATCCGCCTAATAAACTTCCCAAGATACCAATTATAATGGTGATAATCCATCCAGCAGGATCTGCTCCTGGTCTTAACATTTTAGCGATAGCTCCGGCAATTAGCCCAAAAATTATCCAACCTAGCCAACTCATAATTTAATTTTTTTTAGTGTTAATATTTTGTGATTGTGAATTTTGTAAAGAAAAGTCTATTTCTTTTTGAAAAATGAATCAACAAATTCCATACCATTGAATAATTGTAAGTCTTCCATCTTTTCTCCAACCCCAATATATTTTACAGGAATTTGGAATTGATCAGATATGCCAATAACAACACCGCCTTTCGCCGTGCCATCTAGCTTGGTGATTGCTAGAGCATTGACTTCTGTAGCGGCTGTAAATTGTTTAGCTTGTTCAAAAGCATTTTGACCTGTTGAGCCATCCAAAACTAATAAGATTTCATGAGGAGCGTCTGGAATGACCTTTTGCATAACACGTTTAATCTTAGAAAGTTCGTTCATTAAGTTGACTTTGTTGTGCAATCTTCCAGCGGTGTCGATAATCACAACGTCTGCATTTTGAGAAATCGCCGATTGTACCGTGTCAAAAGCTACAGAAGCGGGATCGGATCCCATGGATTGTTTTACGATAGGTACGCCAACGCGCTCGCTCCAAATGACCAACTGATCAACTGCTGCTGCGCGGAAAGTGTCTGCTGCGCCAAGAACAACTTTTAAACCTTGAGATTTGAACTGGTGTGCCAATTTTCCGATAGTGGTTGTTTTTCCAACACCATTAACACCAACAACCATGATGACATAAGGCTTTTTAGAACCGTCAATATTGTCTGTTGCTGCATGTGGATTGTCTAGTAATAATGCTGAAATCTCTTCACGAAGAATTTTGTCAAGTTCAGAAACATTGACGTATTTGTCACGGGCAACGCGATCTTCAATTCTTTTGATAACTTTTATGGTTGTCTCTGCACCAACGTCGGAAGCGATAAGGACTTCTTCTAGGTCATCGAGAACTTCGTCATCTACTGTATTTTTACCAACAACTGCACGAGAAATTTTATCGAAGAATCCTTCTCTTGATTTTTCCAGACCTTTGTCTAGGCTTTCTTTTTCTTCTTTTTTAAATATTTTTTTGAACCAACTCATTTTTGAAAATTGCAAGTTAGAAATGTATGATTTTTTATACTAACAATCGGTAAAAGCTTCTTGTTAATTTTAAAAATCTATTCATCAAAGATAATAAAAAAAACTACCCAAAAATTGAGTAGTTATTTTATACAATTACAAACAATTGATAATTATTTTTTCAAATAAGATTCTACATCGTCTGCATTCATTACTTTTTCTTCGAAAACGTAAGCTCCAGTTTTAGGAGATTTTACCATTTTCACAACTTTAGTCATCTTTTTTGATGAACCATCTTTAAGTGTTGCTACTACTTTCTTTGCCATTTTAAAATATCTTTAATGGATTAGATTACTTGATTTCTTTGTGTAGAGTGTACTTCTTAAGAACTGGGTTAAATTTTTTAAGCTCCAATCTTTCAGTAGTGTTCTTTTTGTTTTTGGTAGTGATGTATCTAGACATACCAGCCATACCTGTTTCTTTGTGCTCTGTGCACTCTAGAATTACTTGAACTCTGTTACCTTTTTTTGCCATTGCTTAAAATTATTTAATTAATCCGTTTCTTACAGCTCTTTCAATAGCCTCTTCGATTCCAATCTTGTTGATAACTCTTAATCCGTGAGCAGAAACTTTCAATGTTACATGTTTGTCTTGCTCAGGAAGATAAAATTTCTTCTCTAATAAGTTAATCTCAAAACGTCTTTTCGTTTTGTTGTTTGCGTGAGAAACGTGGTTTCCTACCATTGCACGCTTACCTGTTATTTGGCAAATTCTTGACATATCTCGATGTTCTTTTTACTATATGATATTTGAGGTTGCAAAATAACGAATTATTTTTTGCATTGACAAATCTTTTTAAAAATAATTGGAATATTCTAGATTAATTTTTTGTTGGATTTTGCCAAATGACTTTTGTTATTAGTTTTCAACAAAATATTTAACATTGTCTAGCGGTGTCCCCAACATGACAACCTCGCCTTTTATAAGGATGGGGCCTTCTATTAAATCGGGTGTGTTGTGTAGAATTTCAAATATATTATCATCCGAAAGTGTTTCGATTTTGCTGCCCAATTTTTCTTTCCATTTGTTAATTCGGTCAACGAAATAATCTGGTTTCAGATTAAGTTTTTTAATTAAAGTTTTTAACTCAGGAACCGAAAGCGGATTTGTAATTACGTCAACGAGTTGGAATTTGATATTGTGCTCATCTAGGTATTCTAAAATTGCACGCGATTTCGCACAATGGCTATTGTATATTACCTTTATCATGGCGAAGGTTTTTTTGGATTTGATTTTTTTTAAAAAGCAGTCAATCTTAATTTTTGGCAGTTAGCCATATCCTTCCATGAGCCGATATTTCTTCTAGAACAAACCGTTCAGTTCGCCATCTATTCTTTCCAGAATATAACCAAAATCCTCAGGTTTTTCTACGAAATCAAGTTTGTCAACTTCGATAACGAGGAGTTTTCCTTCTTTGTAATTAGAAATCCAACTGTCGTATTTTTGATTAAGTTTTGATAAGTAATCGATACTAATACTCGTTTCGTATTCGCGACCTCTTTTTGCAATTTGGCGCACGAGCGTAGGAATCTCGGCTTTGAGATAAATTAGCAAATCTGGTGCCGAAACAAAATCTTTCATCAAATTAAAAACCGAAAGATAATTGTTGTGATCGCGCTCCGAAAGGAGATTCATTTCTGCTAAATTTTCCGCAAAAATGTGGGCATCTTCATAGATCGTTCGGTCTTGGATAACACTTTTTCCGCTATCACGAATTTCTTTTACTTGACGGAATCTGCTTCCTAAAAAATAGATTTGCAAGGCAAAAGACCATTTTGACATATCACCGTAAAAGTCGTCCAGATAGGGATTGTGATCGACATCTTCGAATTGTGCTTCCCACTCATAATGTTTAGAAAGCATTCTTGTTAAAGTTGTTTTTCCGGCACCAATATTTCCAGTTACAGCAATATGCATGATTTTATTTTGTTCTAAATTGTTGATTGTTAGGGGTGAGCGTTTTTTGACTCAGGTTGGTAAAGATATAGCTTGTTTTGACTGCGAACCAAAAATCCAGACTGATTTTTATCCACAATTTGTGAGTCTTCGCCGAAGTTAAATTTTTTAAGGTTTTGCTTATTGGAAAATTCCAACATTTCAGTTTTGGAAAATATTAGAATTCTGTCGTTTTCCCGTTTAAGAAATCTTGGATTATGGAGGTTGGTTTTAAATAAAATGTCA
This genomic stretch from Chryseobacterium sp. POL2 harbors:
- a CDS encoding GlsB/YeaQ/YmgE family stress response membrane protein, with translation MSWLGWIIFGLIAGAIAKMLRPGADPAGWIITIIIGILGSLLGGFIAGVIGFSKPDSFWSFSNWVFSIVGAILLLFIYSKLTTKR
- the ftsY gene encoding signal recognition particle-docking protein FtsY; its protein translation is MSWFKKIFKKEEKESLDKGLEKSREGFFDKISRAVVGKNTVDDEVLDDLEEVLIASDVGAETTIKVIKRIEDRVARDKYVNVSELDKILREEISALLLDNPHAATDNIDGSKKPYVIMVVGVNGVGKTTTIGKLAHQFKSQGLKVVLGAADTFRAAAVDQLVIWSERVGVPIVKQSMGSDPASVAFDTVQSAISQNADVVIIDTAGRLHNKVNLMNELSKIKRVMQKVIPDAPHEILLVLDGSTGQNAFEQAKQFTAATEVNALAITKLDGTAKGGVVIGISDQFQIPVKYIGVGEKMEDLQLFNGMEFVDSFFKKK
- the rpmB gene encoding 50S ribosomal protein L28, which encodes MSRICQITGKRAMVGNHVSHANNKTKRRFEINLLEKKFYLPEQDKHVTLKVSAHGLRVINKIGIEEAIERAVRNGLIK
- a CDS encoding reprolysin-like metallopeptidase, with product MKKIFTSVLACGLFSTAFAQWNPTSMQGEKLRPEINATTHYSLDLDALRSQLKSAQEMGKGAKPVIVSLPTLDGKIEKFAVYSLPVVVKSLADKYQLGSYTGVGVDDPSKFVRFSTAPDDFQSMIFKEGKYEFIEPQNKAKTVYAVFPKTEKNSTEKAFECHVSETIQSKEELAKLALNSDFSNRPDDFQKNSDKKYRTYRLALSVTGEYTQYFGGVSQALTAMNATMTRVNGVFEKDFAIHLNLQDFPQLIYTDPNTDPYSPASSGASGAWNNEIQKTLTSVIGNAAYDIGHLFGRSGGGGSAGDIGNVCRDAGGPSDNSSKGSAYTSPGSGAPAGDNFDIDYVAHEMGHQFGAWHTFAHGIHAGSIAHMEPGSGSTIMGYAGITSANVQQHSDPYFHAVSIQQVQDYVNTQSCDVNTPISNNPPAVVAMADKTIPKGTAFVLTASATDAENNPLTYTWEQYDSATSAVTNVTGNNTTGPKFRSFQGTSSPTRYFPKQSMVLAGNLGSQSEWESVSNVARTMNFRVTVRDNHPDITQQQTQYGTQKIVVGGDGPFKVNTTKVYNNAPTPVLWDVVNTNTAPYNVANVKIDYTADNGETWTTLLASTPNTGTAEVSLSSLAVNQSIKLRVSAIDNVFYAISTATVSTMVTCDGTAPAGLNATAITQTTATAAWDPIAGATYNLKYKKASDATYTEVNGLTSNSYNFTNLTLSTEYNVSVAAVCSGTVGAFANMNFSTKGIEYCAATSANASYEKIGKVTFADIDKSSTSSNGYEDFTSTIGNVEKGEAYTFTATATTSYDSDQVIVWIDFNKDGDFDDAGEQVFISAKKKSPWTGQITIPTTASSGLTRMRVRLHDSSIGPNATPCGSSSYGQVEDYTLNIGTLAVSDVSNTKNGLQVYPNPASDVITINNIAAKSTYQIHNMAGQMVANGSTDGKVQVSKLEKGVYIISVESNGQKSNTKFIKN
- a CDS encoding DUF4295 domain-containing protein is translated as MAKKVVATLKDGSSKKMTKVVKMVKSPKTGAYVFEEKVMNADDVESYLKK
- a CDS encoding MBL fold metallo-hydrolase — its product is MKLYPIQCGKFKLDGGAMFGVVPKTIWNKTNPADDNNLIELGTRSLLIEDGKKLILVDCGLGNKQDDKFFGHYSLWGDDSLDKNLSKYGFVKEDITDVFLTHLHFDHCGGAIEWNDDRTGYRPAFKNAQFWTNDNHWDWAVNPNPREKASFLKENILPIQESGQLNFLSLPTTGNYGFAPDLKMDVIFVDGHTEKQMLPVIQYQEKTIVFAADLIPTAGHIPLVYVMGYDTRPLLTVAEKEKFLKQCVDNEYLLFFEHDAHNELASLKMTEKGVRLDQTYSFNEVFGY
- the rpmG gene encoding 50S ribosomal protein L33; its protein translation is MAKKGNRVQVILECTEHKETGMAGMSRYITTKNKKNTTERLELKKFNPVLKKYTLHKEIK
- a CDS encoding arsenate reductase family protein, encoding MIKVIYNSHCAKSRAILEYLDEHNIKFQLVDVITNPLSVPELKTLIKKLNLKPDYFVDRINKWKEKLGSKIETLSDDNIFEILHNTPDLIEGPILIKGEVVMLGTPLDNVKYFVEN
- a CDS encoding deoxynucleoside kinase → MHIAVTGNIGAGKTTLTRMLSKHYEWEAQFEDVDHNPYLDDFYGDMSKWSFALQIYFLGSRFRQVKEIRDSGKSVIQDRTIYEDAHIFAENLAEMNLLSERDHNNYLSVFNLMKDFVSAPDLLIYLKAEIPTLVRQIAKRGREYETSISIDYLSKLNQKYDSWISNYKEGKLLVIEVDKLDFVEKPEDFGYILERIDGELNGLF
- the coaE gene encoding dephospho-CoA kinase (Dephospho-CoA kinase (CoaE) performs the final step in coenzyme A biosynthesis.), with translation MMEEKRKAKLIGITGGIGSGKSSVARMIQERGYPVFYSDDRAKNIVNEDLILMQNIKNLLGEKAYQDGEYNRKYVADLVFNDSKLLEQLNHLIHPAVALDFENWTNAQDSEFIFKETALLFELGLNKDCFKSLLVTADDNTRIKRVMDRDGKTYREVEKVIEKQMSEREKIKKADFVIYNNSDFDDLAIATNEFLEKLISV